From the Argentina anserina chromosome 3, drPotAnse1.1, whole genome shotgun sequence genome, the window GCTTGAAGTGGCATGCTTTTGTTGGAGACAACTTATATAAAGAATCAATATCTTCATACTTTTACATGTGTAAATGAGAGAAGGAGATTGTTGATCAAATTAGTTGGAGGCTTTCAGATTCCGTTTCAAGTTTGTTTGTATAGGGAATAAAGTAGGCATAATTGCTTACATTGAAGCAGAACctaatttcttttttggtcCTATTTAATCAGAGAACTATTCTGATACGGTTGTTTGGTTACGCTTTGGTGTCTTCTCTTTGCATTTGATTTGGTTAGATGCACAATTGTCTCTATTGTCTTGTTTGGTCCTTTGTTTATGTCGTTTGTAGTTCTAAATTAGGAATGAGTCTTTTCTAGAACTAATCTACTTGTAATATATGATGCTCTCTATGTATTATATAGTTGCACGAATGGTTGTGTAGTGAAAACAAGGATGCATGCAtaattctttttcattctGTTTTTCGAAGGAACAGCTCTTATCGTTATATCATAGAAGGTATTATGCACAAATTGAACCAGACCAACGGCCATTGAACCAAGAGCCCTTTCTCTAATTGCTTTCCAGTTGAAAATTATAGTGGCATACATCCTTCGTATTTTGCTCTTCAtctataatcactaaaactGCATCCTCCAAGGAATAGCATGGATAAATAGCATATCTATATTATGTATAAGACAATTGCTGATGTAACAAAACCAAAGTAGGAAGACTAGCTTGCAATTCATTGTAGTAAGTAAAGATATTCACATCTATGCTATGATTGTAGTGGTGAGCTCAGTTGCAGTATGATTTGTTGACTTGTTATATGAAATCTACATACATGGGACAGTTAGgctcatttttctctttaatactcagtttcaaaagGCTATAACATGTTGCTCTATCTTTCTACCAGATCTTCCCTGCACACAAATGATCGACATGTTCCATCTGTAAAACCTCATATCAAGCCGGGCTTTATTCGTGTGAggttttgttcttcttgttcCTTGCCCTTTACGTAACATGGATTCAGGAACAGCTAATTGTGAATCTCCCCTTTCCGCCGGACTGGTCCAAAGTTCCAATGATTTTATACAGATTTGTTGTAGCAGTTTAGAAAATAAACAATTTACTCCTAAGATTGTACTTCtcttatgaaaaaaatatttaaaagttTTACTGCTCAACCATTTTTGTCGCTGTCTCCTTCCATTGGTTATTCTTGCCTTGTAGATTGGGATTTGGATGCAAAGCTTCCTACACTTCTACTTCTGCCTAAGTTATGATGTTTTGCAGTTTTGACCTGATTAATTACTGTAGTTTTGTCCAATGTAACCAAAAGAAATGTGCAGAAGAATGAATAGTTAATGTTTAAAGCTCAGGCAGGAGCACAAGAACGAGAGGTATACTTTACTACATGTCAAGTTGCAAggattattttctgcaaattaaAACTTCTTGCACTCTAAAGTACAGCAGATTCAACAGGCTACACTTATGACGTGCAACCCAAAGCAGTTGATGATATTGAAGTTTGAACCCATGAAATTCAGATGTTGCACATATTTGTGTTGAATATGAATCTGATGACAGCAATATCTCATACCTGAGATCTTCAGCTTGGAAACATGGCCAGTGCTTGCAGGAAGGCAACATTCTATGATTTCCCCTTCGATTCTAGCTCAAGGACGCAGAAGGCTATAGATGGCTTCTTTCCACCATTACTATGGTTACATCTCACATCCTTCATGATTGCAGCCTCAAACAATTTTACTACTTCTTTACCAGTCTACCCATTGTTTCAAGCAGACGATCTTTGTCCAAGGGTTTGCACAGATAGCCATCCATGCCGGCCTCTAACATCCTTCTTGTTTCCTCGCCTGGCGTATGAGCTGTTAATGCAATGATCGGAATGCGTACATGGTAAGAATGCTCCAGTTTCCTTATCTGCCTTGTTGCTTCAAATCCATCCATTTCAGGCATCTGCATGTTGATTGCAACAGCAAAGTCAAACACTTGTATATACAAGACTATGAACACAAATATACTATTTTACACGCTTAACTCATTACCTGACAATCCATTAGTACAAAATCATAATCATGTTTCCTTTTGTTGACTAGATTATGGTGGATAAAATCTAGAGCTTCTCTTCCATTTGGACAAATTTTAACTGTTGCTCTCCTTTAACAGATTCTTTACAGCCAAATAGCGCAGAACCTTATCATCCTCGACAACCAGAAACCTTTTCCCTTTCAAGGATGTGCGTGGATTACGATGTTCATGTGTTTCCCTATGTGAAAGTGGGAGGTCATGACCAAATGGAGCGTTTCTTGATGTAGAGCCAATATTACGAGACTGATCATGCCATTTGATTGGTGAAGACGAGACATCAGATTCTTCATCAGTACGTGACCGATATCTTGATGAACTAGGAACTTGAGAGACTACTTTTGATCCAACCTGAAATGTGCCTCGGCTGATCTATCTGGTACTGCACCCCCGTACTCTGGGAGATATCTTACCACATTGAATAGACgagttgtaataacccgaatttcgttattcatttcttgtaatttcatggagattaatgaaatgatattttggttatatCTATACTCTACGTCTTTTAAATAGCCTTCATTCGAAGTAGGAATTGGTTCGAGAACCATTAAGTCGTTTTTCGATTTAATTCAGTTGACtgaagagttgacttttgatcCGTCACTTGTTTCCGAAAAATTTcatcatgaaagttgtagagctcgtcaaaacAGGTTCGTAGATATTCGGCACGTAATTTTCAGAAGTCGGGAGAAAGAGTTATCATTATTGGAAGATggatttccgattttagagAACTAGAAAGAGAAGGGATAGAATGGGAAATCCACACATTTAGatatttctttctcttcttctccatcgaacatatctcttcttcttcagtttctttttcttcccaCTGCcattctcttctttctctccataaattcttcttcttatttgaTCTTCTCACCCAACCACCGTACTGCTTGTTGTTTCTTGTTGTTTGCTGCTGCTATTACCCCTGCTGTTGCTGTCCCTGTTGCTGTTGCCTGGGGAGTGTTGTTGCAGCTATAGCCGGCAGAAAGAGACCTTGAGGTGCTAGTAAAACTGCTGGTTGTGTGCACCAGTGGCTTGGTTGGTTGCTGCTGATTTTGGGCAGTGACTTAAGGAGCTCAGCTTGGTAATTTCGTTTTTCCTTGTTGgttatgttatattgttgtttggtGCTGTTCTTAGTGGTAATGGTGAGTTATTGGAAGGTCAAGAGGTATTGTAAGTTTTGCGGTCTTGGTTGTGAGAAGTGGAAGGGTTTAAGGAGATGCACAAAAGGTGTTTGATGGAATTCCTGTGAGAATTTTGATACAGTGGAAGTAGTTAGGCCActgttttggtgttttggGTAGTGAAGGGGTTCTTTTAGAATGCAAGGGAGGCTTGAGGGAGTATGGGATGTTTGGGAGTGCCATGGTATTGTTGGGGAAGTTATTTAGTTAAGTTGTGACATTTTGGAAAGCTTGGTTTTGGGAAGtaagagaagaagagggtgAAGAGGTTGGAGTGGATGCCACTAGTGTGTAAACCTCAATGTTCTAAAACTCGGCCGAGTACTCGGCGAGTACTTGGTACTCGGCTAGTTACTGAGGCGATTTTGACCTACTCAGTGCCTCTACTCGGCGGGAAGAAAATCGGCCGAGTACTCGGTCCAACTCGGTCCAACTCAGTCAGAAAAAAAAGCAAGATTTTAGGGTTGTTTCAGATCTTACTAGTGAAAGGGTTGGAGAGGAATCGGGAGTGGATGGTAGCTTAGAACCTAGGAGAGGTCCTAGAATCTAAGAAATTAGAGAACTTGATGAGGATGATTTTATATCCGATGATGAAGAGGAAATAGATGacttgagttttgattttgagtcgGATTCAGAGGGAGTACAAGATGGATatagagaagaagaatttgaggcATAGTTACATATGCTTGGGATTGTTTGCAAGAATTGAATTTGGTATGCTTTTATTACTTATGTTATTGTAATGGACTAAtggttgttttttattttttagacatTACTATCTCTTAAatattgtaatattttatggactatttttattattttggacattatatattagattatatgttttaaaaataaaaaaaaatccagaaattagAATCCGAGTACTCTCCGAATACTCGGTCGAGTACTCCTCTACTCGCTACTCACCGGCCGGCCGACCGACTACCGAGTAGCGAGTTTTAAAACCTTGGTAAACCTTAGTAATTTCAGCATTCTTGCCGAAATTTATGAAGAGCTAAttatttggtttggtttggtttttttttttttactaagtGGAGCTTTATTCAACTTAGGTGCTTGAGTTGGAAACAAGTGTTCGACTTGTTGAGTTAGAAGTGGAAGCAAgcattaaggtgagtaaacctcacgtttggtctagttaccttggcggtaactagacgtatgaatttataatttatatattcttaCTTATTGTGTGATTGaatataaatgtgtatatatttggtgatttgtatacgtatatctaaatggtaatatgatatgcatatatttttcactaagtatataaaattattatattgtGAAATATATTGTGCATTTTTAGTTGGTTTTCATTGAATTGTGGAGGATGGGACCGagggggaataaaatgtacctctcggtAAATTGGAGGATTTTGGATGGAATATTTGTATAGTCGAAGTGCTTATATCAGTTATATGTTGTGTGGCCgggagggaagaaaatgtaccttctggCATTATTATTGCGTGTGTAGCCTTATGGGTTGTGGTGTTGTCTTTGTGGCGGCATTTTGAGGCAAAAGACTTTGTGTGAGTTGTTCTGCCTTAGTGGCGGCCAGTTTggcgaaagaaaatgaatacataTGATTTAGCCTTAGTGGCGGCCCAAGTGGCAAAAATGTATTTCAATGTTTTGCCTGTGTGGCGGCCTTGGTGGCGTAGGTGGCGTAGGCATATGTCAGAACCACTCCTTGGCCGGTTGTGGGGATAATCatctagagctctagtattatTGCCAGTCTTCTGGGTGCGACTTGAGGGTCGTATTAACCCCGAATGTTCTGCATGTGTTGCGATGTGattgtgagttgtgattaTGCTTGTGTGGCAATATGTGGCGTTTGTTGTGGCATTGGTTGCGAGTTGACGTTGTTAGTGTTGTgatgataatgttgttttatatatatttcggagtttagaaatatgttacattatccttgagtatttcttttagtttactcataccagctTTCTAGCtgaccaggtttgtgtttacaatcctgatGTACCATTATTGGTGCAGGGGGTAGTACTGCAGGTACTTCGCAGTAGTAGAGGAGGAAGGAGTGAGCAGTGTAACAGCAGGGTGGTGTTTTTACTTCTGTTCATTTTCCTATTTTGGTGAGGACTTGTGAGAGTTGACTACTGTACAACTTACACGTGTATTTACGTTCTGTTACAGTTTGAAGTCTAAGTGTTTTGTTAAACTTAGATAAAATATTCAGCTACTGTAacgtaatttcatttattgaagttatatCAGAGTGTTAGCATCCataaattcgaatttttactGTTTTGAATTTAAGGGGGTTACAGGAGTACCGTGAAGTGCCCCTTTTATGATAACATCATCTGGATCAGGCACACTCTTAAGTCATTAGACTGTAGATTGTCTAACCAAACGGTCCTGCAACTAGCATTTTGAAGGCCTCTTTTGAACTCGGTAACACTCTTACCAATTTTTGAAGGCCTTCACTAGCAATACGAAGGCGGATGCACCACGAATATTGGTAGTCGTCTTCTTAAATAGAGAGCACATGGTGTTGTATGTTTCATCCATAGCACTCATTAAAGGATGCACCTCCTTCGCTCTATTACCAGAGTTGGATGATGTAGATTTGCTCAAGCAGTCTGGAAGACCCACCTCAGATCTCTATGAAGGTTAACTAGGATGATTTTGAGAATGGTAACCCTTCATCTTCATTTGCTTTATTTTCTTGAGAGTATGAGCTAGTTGTTCCCATTGTTCTACCACTGATACCTTAATCCCTAGGCTGCTCATGAACTGGTATACTATTCTCTGCCGCTCTTCATTTTTAATTAGTACAACAATGGATTCCTCTACCTTAGGACTACTAGGGGTGCCGCGGGATACATTTAACCTAGGACTTCCAATTGGTGTGAGATTTGGGCTAGGATTTATGGCCAACATTTGCAAGTAATCCCAGTTGATCTGTCATCACAACTAGGGTCACCTCCCGATTCAAGGTcttgttttaaattttaggGATCCTCAGACAGATTGATAGCTCTCAGGAGAACATTAAACCTGAAACATGCCCCTTTTTCACCAATCTTCTTGTCCACAATTCCAATTTCTCCATGCATCAAGCGTACCTATTGCAAGCAAACAAATACACGTATCTTTGATCATCGAGCATTCAAGTAAACTTAAGAAATAAATCAGCTATTGTTGTTATTATACAAAGTACTTACCAGAGACTGAACGATACCAAGTCCTACGCCAGTACCTCCTTCTTTATGAGCTGTTTCTTTGACTTGGACATAGTTCTGAacatttctttttgtttttctttcggaATTCCCCTCCCGGTATCATCAACCTCAAAGAAAAATAGCAACGAATTTGGATCCTGTTGAATCCCATTCACTGCTTTGATGCCATCTGATTGCTCTTTGATCATGTTCTTGTAGTTCCGAAAACACAACAAATGCTTCAACAAACCATTGTTCTGACCAGAATCGGCAGCTGTGATTGAATTCATGGAATCAGATTTCTGAACCCAAGCGCGAACTGTTACATGTCCCTCTGCAGTAAATTTGACAGCATTGCCTAATAAGTTGCATAATATTT encodes:
- the LOC126787206 gene encoding LOW QUALITY PROTEIN: histidine kinase CKI1-like (The sequence of the model RefSeq protein was modified relative to this genomic sequence to represent the inferred CDS: inserted 1 base in 1 codon; deleted 2 bases in 1 codon; substituted 1 base at 1 genomic stop codon) — encoded protein: MVGAAEREIELCTKLIKQDEATRQAETKSTKKSDVITSTSHDVRNALACMTELIKISYDEVSQGSEIREYLTQMDACTKHLLGVLNSILDKSKIEAGKMVLEDEEFDIFQLIEEVVDFFLPSGLKKGVDVVLDPYDCSLLKFSHVRGDRGRLKQILCNLLGNAVKFTAEGHVTVRAWVQKSDSMNSITAADSGQNNGLLKHLLCFRNYKNMIKEQSDGIKAVNGIQQDPNSLLFFFEVDDTGRGIPKEKQKEMFXNYVQVKETAHKEGGTGVGLGIVQSLVRLMHGEIGIVDKKIGEKGACFRFNVLLRAINLSEDPXNLKQDLESGGDPSCDDRSTGITCKLAINPSPNLTPIGSPRLNVSRGTPSSPKVEESIVVLIKNEERQRIVYQFMSSLGIKVSVVEQWEQLAHTLKKIKQMKMKGYHSQNHPNDVIIKGALHGTPVTPLNSKQRATVKICPNGREALDFIHHNLVNKRKHDYDFVLMDCQMPEMDGFEATRQIRKLEHSYHVRIPIIALTAHTPGEETRRMLEAGMDGYLCKPLDKDRLLETMGRLVKK